In a single window of the Oryctolagus cuniculus chromosome 9, mOryCun1.1, whole genome shotgun sequence genome:
- the SETDB2 gene encoding SET domain, bifurcated 2, with protein sequence MGEKNGDAKTFWMELEDHGKVDFIFEQVQNVLQSLKQKIKDGSATNKEYIQAMILVNEATLNNNFSLVKGHIPVTENEKGNKSQSFPSTSCENLFPEDSTFPSTGNKEILPLENKVVGLRARKSSLHLSYQSHDCSRACLVKMPSFKGENPLQLPIKCHFQRRHAKTNSHSSALHVSYKTPCGRSLRNVEEVFRYLLETECNFLFTDNFSFNTYVQLTRNYPKQEEIVSDVDISNGVESVPISFCNEIDSRKLPQFKYRKTMWPRTYYLNSFSNMFTDACDCSEGCIDITKCACLQLTARNAAVCPLSSNKIMTGYKYKRLQRQIPTGIYECSLLCKCNRQMCQNRVVQHGPQVRLQVFKTEKKGWGVRCLDDIDRGTFVCTYSGRLLSRANFEKPGNENEKEENIVKSIFSKKRKIEVACSECEVEVIPLELETHPRSAESEDCSPKFSNNSKESIMETKCNNISGTPYHSVTKSPKSKTAVFQHNEKKMGFVSSESVSLEGSDGFKPNQEYLNSRVGRVQKESSSKQVEDSEENPLIESDVIDITKCSEETPPRDGCNQTTTLINQNTKNEVQIQKPQMKKSTTYQNQQLFCVDELPSETKSTSSDSPTKFSKENMFLLDATKEGNVGRFLNHSCCPNLLVQNVFVETHDRNFPLVAFFTNRYVKARTELTWDYGYEAGTVPEKEIICHCGVNKCRKKIL encoded by the exons GTCATATACCTGTGACTGAGAATGAAAAGGGAAACAAATCACAATCATTTCCCTCTACATCCTGTGAAAACTTGTTTCCTGAAGACAGTACATTTCC ATCTACAGGAAACAAAGAGATTCTTCCTCTGGAAAATAAAGTTGTAGGCTTGAGAGCAAGAAAATCATCTTTGCATTTATCTTACCAAAGTCATGATTGCTCTCGTGCCTGTCTGGTGAAAATGCCAAGCTTCAAAGGAGAAAACCCTCTACAGCTTCCAATCAAGTGTCACTTCCAAAGGCGACACGCGAAGACAAACTCTCATTCGTCAGCACTCCATGTGAGTTATAAAACTCCTTGTGGAAGGAGTCTACGAAACGTGGAGGAAGTTTTTCGTTACCTGCTTGAGACAGAGTGTAACTTTTTATTTACAGATAACTTTTCTTTCAATACCTATGTTCAGTTGACTCGGAATTACCCAAAGCAAGAAGAAATTGTTTCTGATGTGGATATTAGCAATGGAGTGGAGTCAGTGCCCATTTCTTTCTGTAACGAAATTGACAGTAGAAAGCTTCCACAGTTTAAGTACAGAAAGACTATGTGGCCACGAACTTATTATCTAAACAGCTTTTCCAACATGTTTACTGATGCATGTGACTGTTCTGAGGGCTGCATAGACAT aaCAAAATGTGCATGTCTTCAACTGACAGCAAGAAATGCCGCAGTTTGTCCTTTGTCAAGTAATAAAATAATGActggatataaatataaaagactACAGAGACAAATACCTACTGG TATTTATGAATGCAGCCTGTTGTGCAAGTGTAATCGACAAATGTGTCAAAATCGAGTTGTCCAACATGGTCCTCAAGTGAGACTACAGGTTTTCAAAACTGAGAAGAAAGGCTGGGGGGTACGCTGCCTAGATGACATTGACAGAGGGACATTTGTTTGCACTTACTCAG gTAGATTACTAAGCAGAGCTAACTTTGAGAAACCtggtaatgaaaatgaaaaagaagagaatattgtgaaaagtatattttcaaaaaagaggaaaatagaagTTGCCTGTTCAGAGTGTGAGGTTGAAGTTATTCCATTAGAATTGGAAACACATCCTAGAAGTGCTGAAAGTGAGGACTGTTCACCTAAATTCAGTAATAATTCCAAAGAGTCTATTAT gGAAACAAAGTGCAACAACATCTCAGGAACTCCGTATCATTCAGTTACTAAAAGTCCTAAATCCAAGACAGCTGTTTTTCAACACAATGAGAAAAAGATG ggATTTGTTTCCTCGGAATCTGTCTCCTTGGAGGGTAGTGATGGATTTAAACCAAACCAAGAATATCTGAACTCCAGAGTCGGCAGAGTGCAAA AAGAGTCAAGTTCAAAACAAGTTGAAGATTCTGAAGAGAATCCTCTGATTGAATCAGATGTGATAGATATAACTAAATGTTCAGAAGAGACTCCACCAAGGGACGGATGTAACCAAACAACTACATTGATtaatcaaaatactaaaaatgaggTTCAAATACAGAAGCCCCAAATGAAAAAAtctacaacatatcaaaatcagCAGCTCTTTTGTGTTGATGAGTTGCCAAGTGAAACCAAGAGCACTTCATCTGATTCTCCAACAAAGTTCAGTAAAGAGAATATGTTTTTATTGGATGCCACAAAAGAAGGAAATGTGGGCCGCTTCCTTAAC cataGTTGTTGCCCAAATCTCTTGGTACAGAATGTTTTTGTAGAAACACACGACAGGAATTTTCCATTGGTGGCATTCTTCACCAACAG GTATGTGAAAGCAAGAACAGAACTAACCTGGGATTATGGTTATGAAGCTGGAACTGTACCTGAGAAGGAAATCATCTGCCATTGTGGGGTTAACAAgtgtagaaaaaaaatacta
- the SETDB2 gene encoding histone-lysine N-methyltransferase SETDB2 isoform X2, which produces MELEDHGKVDFIFEQVQNVLQSLKQKIKDGSATNKEYIQAMILVNEATLNNNFSLVKGHIPVTENEKGNKSQSFPSTSCENLFPEDSTFPSTGNKEILPLENKVVGLRARKSSLHLSYQSHDCSRACLVKMPSFKGENPLQLPIKCHFQRRHAKTNSHSSALHVSYKTPCGRSLRNVEEVFRYLLETECNFLFTDNFSFNTYVQLTRNYPKQEEIVSDVDISNGVESVPISFCNEIDSRKLPQFKYRKTMWPRTYYLNSFSNMFTDACDCSEGCIDITKCACLQLTARNAAVCPLSSNKIMTGYKYKRLQRQIPTGIYECSLLCKCNRQMCQNRVVQHGPQVRLQVFKTEKKGWGVRCLDDIDRGTFVCTYSGRLLSRANFEKPGNENEKEENIVKSIFSKKRKIEVACSECEVEVIPLELETHPRSAESEDCSPKFSNNSKESIMETKCNNISGTPYHSVTKSPKSKTAVFQHNEKKMGFVSSESVSLEGSDGFKPNQEYLNSRVGRVQKESSSKQVEDSEENPLIESDVIDITKCSEETPPRDGCNQTTTLINQNTKNEVQIQKPQMKKSTTYQNQQLFCVDELPSETKSTSSDSPTKFSKENMFLLDATKEGNVGRFLNHSCCPNLLVQNVFVETHDRNFPLVAFFTNRYVKARTELTWDYGYEAGTVPEKEIICHCGVNKCRKKIL; this is translated from the exons GTCATATACCTGTGACTGAGAATGAAAAGGGAAACAAATCACAATCATTTCCCTCTACATCCTGTGAAAACTTGTTTCCTGAAGACAGTACATTTCC ATCTACAGGAAACAAAGAGATTCTTCCTCTGGAAAATAAAGTTGTAGGCTTGAGAGCAAGAAAATCATCTTTGCATTTATCTTACCAAAGTCATGATTGCTCTCGTGCCTGTCTGGTGAAAATGCCAAGCTTCAAAGGAGAAAACCCTCTACAGCTTCCAATCAAGTGTCACTTCCAAAGGCGACACGCGAAGACAAACTCTCATTCGTCAGCACTCCATGTGAGTTATAAAACTCCTTGTGGAAGGAGTCTACGAAACGTGGAGGAAGTTTTTCGTTACCTGCTTGAGACAGAGTGTAACTTTTTATTTACAGATAACTTTTCTTTCAATACCTATGTTCAGTTGACTCGGAATTACCCAAAGCAAGAAGAAATTGTTTCTGATGTGGATATTAGCAATGGAGTGGAGTCAGTGCCCATTTCTTTCTGTAACGAAATTGACAGTAGAAAGCTTCCACAGTTTAAGTACAGAAAGACTATGTGGCCACGAACTTATTATCTAAACAGCTTTTCCAACATGTTTACTGATGCATGTGACTGTTCTGAGGGCTGCATAGACAT aaCAAAATGTGCATGTCTTCAACTGACAGCAAGAAATGCCGCAGTTTGTCCTTTGTCAAGTAATAAAATAATGActggatataaatataaaagactACAGAGACAAATACCTACTGG TATTTATGAATGCAGCCTGTTGTGCAAGTGTAATCGACAAATGTGTCAAAATCGAGTTGTCCAACATGGTCCTCAAGTGAGACTACAGGTTTTCAAAACTGAGAAGAAAGGCTGGGGGGTACGCTGCCTAGATGACATTGACAGAGGGACATTTGTTTGCACTTACTCAG gTAGATTACTAAGCAGAGCTAACTTTGAGAAACCtggtaatgaaaatgaaaaagaagagaatattgtgaaaagtatattttcaaaaaagaggaaaatagaagTTGCCTGTTCAGAGTGTGAGGTTGAAGTTATTCCATTAGAATTGGAAACACATCCTAGAAGTGCTGAAAGTGAGGACTGTTCACCTAAATTCAGTAATAATTCCAAAGAGTCTATTAT gGAAACAAAGTGCAACAACATCTCAGGAACTCCGTATCATTCAGTTACTAAAAGTCCTAAATCCAAGACAGCTGTTTTTCAACACAATGAGAAAAAGATG ggATTTGTTTCCTCGGAATCTGTCTCCTTGGAGGGTAGTGATGGATTTAAACCAAACCAAGAATATCTGAACTCCAGAGTCGGCAGAGTGCAAA AAGAGTCAAGTTCAAAACAAGTTGAAGATTCTGAAGAGAATCCTCTGATTGAATCAGATGTGATAGATATAACTAAATGTTCAGAAGAGACTCCACCAAGGGACGGATGTAACCAAACAACTACATTGATtaatcaaaatactaaaaatgaggTTCAAATACAGAAGCCCCAAATGAAAAAAtctacaacatatcaaaatcagCAGCTCTTTTGTGTTGATGAGTTGCCAAGTGAAACCAAGAGCACTTCATCTGATTCTCCAACAAAGTTCAGTAAAGAGAATATGTTTTTATTGGATGCCACAAAAGAAGGAAATGTGGGCCGCTTCCTTAAC cataGTTGTTGCCCAAATCTCTTGGTACAGAATGTTTTTGTAGAAACACACGACAGGAATTTTCCATTGGTGGCATTCTTCACCAACAG GTATGTGAAAGCAAGAACAGAACTAACCTGGGATTATGGTTATGAAGCTGGAACTGTACCTGAGAAGGAAATCATCTGCCATTGTGGGGTTAACAAgtgtagaaaaaaaatacta
- the SETDB2 gene encoding histone-lysine N-methyltransferase SETDB2 isoform X4, translated as MELEDHGKVDFIFEQVQNVLQSLKQKIKDGSATNKEYIQAMILVNEATLNNNFSLVKGHIPVTENEKGNKSQSFPSTSCENLFPEDSTFPSTGNKEILPLENKVVGLRARKSSLHLSYQSHDCSRACLVKMPSFKGENPLQLPIKCHFQRRHAKTNSHSSALHLTRNYPKQEEIVSDVDISNGVESVPISFCNEIDSRKLPQFKYRKTMWPRTYYLNSFSNMFTDACDCSEGCIDITKCACLQLTARNAAVCPLSSNKIMTGYKYKRLQRQIPTGIYECSLLCKCNRQMCQNRVVQHGPQVRLQVFKTEKKGWGVRCLDDIDRGTFVCTYSGRLLSRANFEKPGNENEKEENIVKSIFSKKRKIEVACSECEVEVIPLELETHPRSAESEDCSPKFSNNSKESIMETKCNNISGTPYHSVTKSPKSKTAVFQHNEKKMGFVSSESVSLEGSDGFKPNQEYLNSRVGRVQKESSSKQVEDSEENPLIESDVIDITKCSEETPPRDGCNQTTTLINQNTKNEVQIQKPQMKKSTTYQNQQLFCVDELPSETKSTSSDSPTKFSKENMFLLDATKEGNVGRFLNHSCCPNLLVQNVFVETHDRNFPLVAFFTNRYVKARTELTWDYGYEAGTVPEKEIICHCGVNKCRKKIL; from the exons GTCATATACCTGTGACTGAGAATGAAAAGGGAAACAAATCACAATCATTTCCCTCTACATCCTGTGAAAACTTGTTTCCTGAAGACAGTACATTTCC ATCTACAGGAAACAAAGAGATTCTTCCTCTGGAAAATAAAGTTGTAGGCTTGAGAGCAAGAAAATCATCTTTGCATTTATCTTACCAAAGTCATGATTGCTCTCGTGCCTGTCTGGTGAAAATGCCAAGCTTCAAAGGAGAAAACCCTCTACAGCTTCCAATCAAGTGTCACTTCCAAAGGCGACACGCGAAGACAAACTCTCATTCGTCAGCACTCCAT TTGACTCGGAATTACCCAAAGCAAGAAGAAATTGTTTCTGATGTGGATATTAGCAATGGAGTGGAGTCAGTGCCCATTTCTTTCTGTAACGAAATTGACAGTAGAAAGCTTCCACAGTTTAAGTACAGAAAGACTATGTGGCCACGAACTTATTATCTAAACAGCTTTTCCAACATGTTTACTGATGCATGTGACTGTTCTGAGGGCTGCATAGACAT aaCAAAATGTGCATGTCTTCAACTGACAGCAAGAAATGCCGCAGTTTGTCCTTTGTCAAGTAATAAAATAATGActggatataaatataaaagactACAGAGACAAATACCTACTGG TATTTATGAATGCAGCCTGTTGTGCAAGTGTAATCGACAAATGTGTCAAAATCGAGTTGTCCAACATGGTCCTCAAGTGAGACTACAGGTTTTCAAAACTGAGAAGAAAGGCTGGGGGGTACGCTGCCTAGATGACATTGACAGAGGGACATTTGTTTGCACTTACTCAG gTAGATTACTAAGCAGAGCTAACTTTGAGAAACCtggtaatgaaaatgaaaaagaagagaatattgtgaaaagtatattttcaaaaaagaggaaaatagaagTTGCCTGTTCAGAGTGTGAGGTTGAAGTTATTCCATTAGAATTGGAAACACATCCTAGAAGTGCTGAAAGTGAGGACTGTTCACCTAAATTCAGTAATAATTCCAAAGAGTCTATTAT gGAAACAAAGTGCAACAACATCTCAGGAACTCCGTATCATTCAGTTACTAAAAGTCCTAAATCCAAGACAGCTGTTTTTCAACACAATGAGAAAAAGATG ggATTTGTTTCCTCGGAATCTGTCTCCTTGGAGGGTAGTGATGGATTTAAACCAAACCAAGAATATCTGAACTCCAGAGTCGGCAGAGTGCAAA AAGAGTCAAGTTCAAAACAAGTTGAAGATTCTGAAGAGAATCCTCTGATTGAATCAGATGTGATAGATATAACTAAATGTTCAGAAGAGACTCCACCAAGGGACGGATGTAACCAAACAACTACATTGATtaatcaaaatactaaaaatgaggTTCAAATACAGAAGCCCCAAATGAAAAAAtctacaacatatcaaaatcagCAGCTCTTTTGTGTTGATGAGTTGCCAAGTGAAACCAAGAGCACTTCATCTGATTCTCCAACAAAGTTCAGTAAAGAGAATATGTTTTTATTGGATGCCACAAAAGAAGGAAATGTGGGCCGCTTCCTTAAC cataGTTGTTGCCCAAATCTCTTGGTACAGAATGTTTTTGTAGAAACACACGACAGGAATTTTCCATTGGTGGCATTCTTCACCAACAG GTATGTGAAAGCAAGAACAGAACTAACCTGGGATTATGGTTATGAAGCTGGAACTGTACCTGAGAAGGAAATCATCTGCCATTGTGGGGTTAACAAgtgtagaaaaaaaatacta